CCCACGACCGGAAGCAGACGTCATCCGAGTCCGCCGGCGTCGTCTGTCGTCAGAACAATTCCGATATCTAAACCTTACGCCGCTGCCGCCAACGACGCACGTCACTCAGCAGTTTATAGCGCCCAGTGCCAACACCAGAAAGGAAAACGTCTTCTCTTCAGCTCAAGTCAGCGTTCGAAAGGTGTTTAGCACCGCTACTCCTgtcttcgtcgtcgccgtcttcttcttcggcgtcgtctgctccgacTTGCGCCCGTCACCGGAAGCAGACGTCACCCGATTCCGCCGGCGTCGTCTGTCGTCGAAGCGATCCCGAGATGTTactcgcgccgtccgagattCACTACCTGCACGACGATTCGGCCGCCGGCTCCTGCGTCCTGTCCCCGGACGTAGTCGACGAGCTCGGCCAGCGACTCGAAGAGAACCGAGGTCGCGTACCGCGGATACAGGTCGTCGAGAAGGACGGGTCCTGGTTCGCCCTGAACGACTCCTACCTTCGCGTGTATCGCGAACTGGAGAGACAGGGTCGCTGCCCGCGGGTCAACGTCACCGTGGTGTCGCTGAACAAGGTGCCGCAAGACTTGCAGAAGGGCATGACTGCGACGTCGTCAACAGCCGCAGCCGTAGCCACAGCCACTTCTGCGGAGCAGAACAGGTGCTGCGCCAATCAGGAACACCACCAGCACGCCTGCCCTGCCGTGAACGCCGAAGCGCCAACTACTACGCCTGGTGcgacttcgggacctccgaagGCCACGACGGCAACCGGTCGTCGACGTGCAGAAACCCAAGGGTCACGTGGTGAGTcacatttttctctctctttctctctctgttatGGAGGCATTTTCTTTTACTCTACAGTCGAACGCGAATATAACGAACTTGGATAAGGTCAATTATTTCATATATAAAACACGCGAAAATTACTGACCGATACTCATGGAAAATAAACTCCTTTATAACGAACTAGGCATTTCCTATATCGAATTACTTGATATTACGAACTATTGTTTTTTGCGTATAAGCCTGTTCGGTATAACCGGTTTCGGCTGCATGACAACCTCGCTCGCGCAGAGTATGAAGAGTCTTAAACATGCGATCTCAAGTAACACCATGTTGAGTTATGTCAAAGCTCGTGGAGGCATGACGTTAGACGATAAAAAGACGGTGAGAGTGCCAAATCACAGTGTTCCTCCACGGCTGCGTCGTCTGGTGTTCACAGCAGAGGCAGACGACGTATAAAAAGCACGAAAAGTGGTACCTGgtagtcgaaaaaaaaatatcggaaTCGCATCATGATGATGTCCATTTGCACTAAAGTAAGGGAATAACATGCAACACTATAACGGGTGAAACGTAGTACTACTTTCTGTAGCGCACTACAATGACTTGAGAGTCACCACCGTAATTTGCCCAACAATGCGTAGTTATCGGGCAAGACAAGAGGTTTAGTGCATTACATTCATCAGTATAATGACTATTCTGCACCTTGGTGGCGGTACGGCGGCTTCGGTTTGCAGTATGGAACGATTATTAATCCAAGTAACAAGAGCTGAGAGCTCCGTATTAGCCTATTCTGCAGCCAAATGTGTGACTTGCGCTTCAAAGTTAATGGCCATCGCAGTTCTCCGTCAACAGCCCCCTGATGAATTTTCGAAGAGCACCTACCAAAACGGGAGGGTCAAATCGTGAAAGTAAAACAGGTGAAACCTATAGTGTTCATGGCGCAATTCGCGTTTATGAACGCGAACAGTAAAGCTTACTCGTTAATATGATGGTTAAAGAAGAAACAACTGAAGACGACTAGACATGGGACAACTTACAATTTCACGAAGCAAACATACGACAATATGTTTGCTTCGTAATATGTTGAGGAATGGTAATTCTAGTAAGATGCAACTGGCGTTTTACTTCTGAAGAAGAACGTAAAGCTTATTTTCAAATTAATCAGAttcgagtccggcgtctttttagtgggtctgggcacccgccacggacgcggttccgagacttAGTCTCGTAGcagcttcctcggctcgctggacggcccagagttgtgctgtcaggttcgagctgagcagtgcgatcttccagcgcgagcggaggctggcggtggaagagacggaggggtcggcactgcccgaattgtttgttaaatCCTAATGTGTTACATCCATAACATGTGATTCAGCGTCGCAAACTCGCCACACGACGTGCGTCTGTTTGTAgcgtacatgtctggatacatggcgggCATGAGTCTGCGGTTTCTGTAAGAATCCGTGTGTAATTGTCTGTAGTGAACTGCTTGCGTCCTGTCTGACCTAGcctgagggaatgggtatacgcgtctctgtaactgatagtgtgtcgtgatgtcgtggaacctggtcatacgatcctcccacgcccagacgtttgcagtaccccgcgggggctcttcctccgatgatgctcggtgagtgaggcctcgagcaacgcggtgagccgcttcgttgggggtgctcagtccagtgtgtgccgggatccatagcaagtgccttcggttatcgaagtCGAGCTCTCTCtagtgtatgggatgtcgctggaGAATGTGATACGCCTCATTGCGAGATGCGTCCATTTGCAAAATttcgaattgccgtttgcgaatcgcagattcACGTATGTAGctttggtttgtgtgagggccagtgctatggccgcttcctctgccgcttcggcatgtgccgtgttcacggtgacgctcgtgaggtggttccctcggtggctagtaactgccgccacgaaactcttcctgtctcgatatcgggctgcgacattttttattacgGGGTGACATCGAGTTCTATGCTTTGACTAGTGTTTTAGCTGCACGATGCTTTGTTTAGAATTAGCAAGAAAAATACACAAACGCGACCAGTAAATATTTATTGTGCTTGTGATTTACTGTTCTTTCTTGTTCATAAAGATTAAAATGTAAAGTGGTATGAGCATTTTATACGAACATGAACTGTAGCATGAAAATGAAAGCTTTGCTCGTTTTACTTTCATGTTTCATCCATCCTGTCTTCGCAGccatgcataaaaaaaaagacagaaagaaagcttcaATGTGAACATCGATAAATGGTCCCGAATCAACATCTTTTCTCATCGTGCCGTTCTGGAGTCAACTAGCTACAGAGTGTTGCCCATCGATCAATCACGGCTGTCGCCTGTGTCACTATCTTGTTTCGTCGCTTGGGAGACAATGAAGCGCGCAGTTCACAGAACCCTGAATAGTTGCCGTATTGCCTTCACTACTTCGTTCGATTAAATTGCGACCTACGTTCAGGAATTTGCATTATCCCTGCTTATCAATCTTTGAGTGCTTATCATATTCAGATTCCCATCGATAAACCAGCGACGCTTAGTTCATTTTCATCAGCGCCGTGCTGTTAGGAAAGTATGGCGAAAGAAAAGGCATATTAATGCAAACGAGGCAGGTTGATCTGACAAACTCGCTTATATAAGTAATtgtcacgcttttcttttttcttttgcttcttaCTTTTTTGTTTGGCACCCATCTACATAAAAATTGGGCTCCGAATGTTCAGCAGTAGGTTTGAGGTTCCTTCGGACTATAAATTTTGTTGCTCAAAGGCACcataaaataaacattttctaTTTTGCTTTCTTCAAAAGCACACT
This region of Dermacentor silvarum isolate Dsil-2018 chromosome 5, BIME_Dsil_1.4, whole genome shotgun sequence genomic DNA includes:
- the LOC119452731 gene encoding uncharacterized protein LOC119452731, with the translated sequence MLLAPSEIHYLHDDSAAGSCVLSPDVVDELGQRLEENRGRVPRIQVVEKDGSWFALNDSYLRVYRELERQGRCPRVNVTVVSLNKVPQDLQKGMTATSSTAAAVATATSAEQNRCCANQEHHQHACPAVNAEAPTTTPGATSGPPKATTATGRRRAETQGSRGDSIELTAFRA